The following proteins are co-located in the Bordetella bronchialis genome:
- a CDS encoding aspartate/glutamate racemase family protein: protein MTTKRLLLGMLTPSSNTVLEPVTSAMLAGLDEASAHFGRFPVTEIALSDRALAQFDDTPILRAAELLAHGKMDVICWNGTSSGWLGFEADRDLCRRIEAATGIPACTSVLALNEIFERTGVKNYALVTPYTDDVQSRILDNYARAGYACVAERHLGKRDNFSFSEVDADTLRGMVREVAAARPDAISIFCTNLRGAPLVEELERELGIPIYDTIATAVWKSLRLAGGDVRRVRNWGTLFREVA, encoded by the coding sequence ATGACCACGAAAAGGCTGCTCCTGGGCATGCTGACCCCTTCTTCCAATACCGTGCTGGAACCCGTGACCAGCGCCATGCTGGCCGGCCTGGACGAGGCCAGCGCCCACTTCGGCCGCTTTCCGGTCACGGAGATCGCCCTGTCGGACCGCGCCCTGGCGCAGTTCGACGACACGCCCATCCTGCGCGCCGCCGAACTGCTGGCGCACGGAAAAATGGACGTGATCTGCTGGAACGGCACGTCGTCCGGCTGGCTCGGGTTCGAGGCCGACCGCGACCTGTGCCGGCGCATCGAGGCGGCGACGGGCATCCCCGCCTGCACCTCCGTGCTGGCGCTGAATGAGATCTTCGAACGCACCGGCGTGAAGAACTACGCGCTGGTCACGCCCTACACCGATGACGTGCAGTCGCGCATCCTGGACAACTACGCGCGGGCCGGCTACGCATGCGTGGCCGAGCGCCACCTGGGCAAGCGCGACAATTTTTCCTTTTCCGAGGTCGACGCCGATACGCTGCGCGGCATGGTGCGCGAGGTGGCCGCCGCCCGGCCGGACGCGATCTCGATTTTCTGCACCAATCTGCGCGGCGCGCCGCTGGTAGAGGAACTCGAGCGGGAGCTTGGCATTCCCATCTACGACACCATTGCCACCGCCGTCTGGAAGTCCCTGCGCCTGGCCGGCGGCGATGTGCGGCGCGTGCGCAACTGGGGCACCTTGTTCCGGGAGGTGGCATGA
- a CDS encoding GntR family transcriptional regulator produces MLANEEIYRRLQQAVFEHRLLPGTRLVEDHLAEVTGSTRGRIRQVLARLAHENLVTLIPNRGAFIASPSVEEAREVFAMRHMIEPPMAEQLARDCKAAQINRLRAHVRREAAAREAGERSVIIRLSGEFHLLMAELTGNRILMRTLRELCAQTCLVITLYDKPNTPACPYHEHEEVIDAIEARDGRQAGALMRHHLQHIEATLALEEPEASPRVDLQALFAS; encoded by the coding sequence ATGCTCGCAAACGAAGAGATCTACCGCAGGCTCCAGCAGGCGGTATTCGAACATCGTCTGCTGCCCGGCACGCGCCTGGTGGAGGACCACCTGGCGGAGGTCACCGGCAGCACGCGCGGGCGCATCCGCCAGGTGCTGGCCCGCCTGGCGCACGAGAACCTGGTCACCCTGATCCCCAATCGCGGCGCCTTCATCGCCAGCCCCAGCGTCGAGGAAGCGCGCGAAGTCTTCGCCATGCGGCACATGATCGAGCCGCCCATGGCGGAACAACTGGCGCGCGACTGCAAGGCCGCGCAGATCAACCGCCTGCGCGCCCACGTGCGCCGCGAAGCCGCGGCGCGCGAGGCGGGCGAACGATCCGTCATCATCCGCCTGTCGGGCGAATTCCATTTGCTGATGGCGGAACTCACGGGCAATCGCATCCTGATGCGCACCTTGCGCGAGCTGTGCGCGCAGACCTGCCTGGTCATCACGCTGTACGACAAGCCGAATACCCCGGCCTGCCCCTATCACGAGCACGAAGAGGTCATCGACGCCATCGAGGCCCGCGACGGCCGGCAGGCCGGCGCACTGATGCGCCATCATTTGCAGCACATCGAGGCCACGCTCGCGCTGGAAGAACCGGAAGCCTCGCCGCGCGTCGACCTGCAGGCATTGTTCGCTTCCTGA
- a CDS encoding amidase produces MATAADSLVSWSTVALRRAIGDKTVSPVELLQACLARIESLNPYLNAITATCYDRAMAEARAAEDSVMRGLPLGPLHGLPLGVKDLEETEGLLTTFGSPMYRGHVPAADNLMVARMRRAGAIVVGKTNVPELGAGANTRNPVWGATGNPFDPRLNCGGSSGGSAVALATDMLPLCTGSDTGGSLRIPAAKCGVIGFRPSPGLVPVERRALGWTPISVVGPMGRTMDDVGLHLSAIAGRADCDPLSYDVDASAFASPRPRDLASLRVGYSVDFGVCDVDADIRRVFLAKIEAMRHLFKTCEPVRPDLSAAHRCFDVIRAANYVARYREAYEADPDNLGPNPRANYEMGASMTLADHTAAHLDQTRMFKAFQALYQDYDVILAPTTPVSPFPWTQLALDGVDGKPQENYYRWLALTYVITLMTNPALSMPCGRDHAGMPFGMQVIGGFRQDLALLEICKSLEWAWAREPELARPLPDLERLRAQPPVDFRTGIVTAPPEAALVRGSGAGPRAVGTVDVAV; encoded by the coding sequence ATGGCGACCGCCGCCGATTCCCTCGTCTCCTGGTCCACGGTGGCATTGCGCCGCGCCATCGGCGACAAGACCGTCTCTCCCGTCGAGCTATTGCAGGCCTGCCTGGCCCGCATCGAATCGCTGAACCCCTACCTGAACGCGATCACGGCAACCTGCTACGACCGCGCCATGGCCGAGGCGCGCGCCGCGGAGGACTCCGTCATGCGTGGCCTGCCCCTGGGCCCGCTGCACGGCCTGCCGCTGGGCGTCAAGGACCTGGAAGAAACCGAAGGCCTGCTGACGACTTTCGGATCCCCCATGTACCGCGGCCATGTCCCGGCCGCGGACAATCTGATGGTGGCGCGCATGCGGCGCGCGGGCGCCATCGTGGTGGGCAAGACCAATGTGCCGGAACTGGGCGCGGGCGCCAACACCCGCAATCCGGTCTGGGGCGCGACGGGCAATCCCTTCGACCCACGCCTGAACTGCGGCGGCTCTTCCGGCGGTTCGGCGGTGGCCCTGGCCACGGACATGCTGCCGCTATGCACCGGATCGGATACGGGCGGGTCCTTGCGTATTCCGGCCGCCAAGTGCGGTGTGATCGGTTTCCGTCCTTCTCCGGGCCTGGTGCCGGTGGAGCGCCGCGCGCTGGGCTGGACACCGATTTCGGTGGTGGGTCCGATGGGCCGCACCATGGACGACGTGGGCCTGCACCTGTCGGCGATCGCGGGCCGCGCGGATTGCGACCCGCTCTCCTACGACGTCGACGCGTCGGCGTTCGCTAGCCCGCGGCCACGGGATCTGGCCAGCCTGCGGGTAGGCTACAGCGTGGATTTCGGGGTGTGCGATGTGGACGCGGACATCCGCCGGGTGTTCCTGGCCAAGATCGAAGCGATGCGGCATTTGTTCAAGACGTGCGAGCCGGTGCGGCCCGATCTGTCGGCGGCGCACCGCTGTTTCGACGTGATCCGCGCGGCGAACTACGTGGCCCGGTATCGCGAGGCCTACGAGGCGGATCCGGATAACCTGGGGCCGAATCCCCGCGCGAATTACGAGATGGGCGCATCGATGACGCTGGCCGACCATACGGCCGCGCACCTGGACCAGACGCGGATGTTCAAGGCTTTCCAGGCGCTGTACCAGGACTACGATGTGATCCTGGCGCCGACGACGCCGGTGTCGCCTTTCCCGTGGACGCAGCTGGCGCTGGACGGTGTCGACGGGAAGCCGCAAGAGAACTACTACCGGTGGCTGGCGCTGACGTACGTCATTACCCTGATGACCAATCCCGCGCTATCGATGCCTTGCGGCCGTGACCATGCGGGCATGCCTTTCGGCATGCAGGTGATCGGCGGTTTCCGGCAGGATCTGGCGCTGCTGGAAATCTGCAAGTCGCTGGAATGGGCGTGGGCCCGCGAACCGGAACTGGCGCGGCCGCTGCCGGACCTGGAGCGGCTGCGCGCGCAACCGCCCGTGGATTTCCGTACGGGCATCGTGACGGCGCCGCCGGAAGCGGCGTTGGTTCGTGGGAGCGGGGCGGGACCTCGGGCGGTGGGCACGGTGGATGTGGCTGTTTGA
- a CDS encoding ABC transporter ATP-binding protein, with protein MSHVVFESIGKTFYDARRNTELLTLKDVSLSVGRHELLCLLGPSGCGKSTLLNMLAGFEQPTTGRVTVEGKPVTRPGADRGMVFQQATLMPWLPVWDNVAFPYRLRGKPRDERRKLAQPYIDLVGLTGFEDHYPSELSGGMSQRVGIARALLLNPGVILMDEPFAALDAQTKADIQEELVSIWQKSRSTIVFVTHSVEEALILGTQVAVMTHRPGRIRELIPIDLPRPRDTTSAVFNEIKRHVLALIREEAALARAA; from the coding sequence ATGAGCCACGTCGTTTTCGAAAGCATAGGCAAGACCTTCTACGACGCCCGCCGCAATACGGAGCTGCTGACGCTGAAGGACGTCTCCCTGAGCGTCGGCCGGCATGAATTGCTCTGCCTGCTGGGGCCGTCGGGCTGCGGCAAGTCCACGCTGCTGAACATGCTGGCGGGCTTCGAACAGCCGACCACGGGCCGCGTCACCGTGGAAGGCAAACCCGTCACGCGGCCCGGCGCGGACCGCGGCATGGTGTTCCAGCAGGCCACGCTGATGCCCTGGCTGCCCGTGTGGGACAACGTGGCCTTTCCCTACCGCCTGCGCGGCAAGCCGCGCGACGAGCGGCGCAAGCTGGCGCAGCCCTATATCGACCTGGTCGGCCTGACCGGGTTCGAGGACCACTATCCCTCGGAGCTCTCCGGCGGCATGAGCCAGCGCGTGGGCATCGCCCGCGCGCTGCTGCTGAACCCCGGCGTGATCCTGATGGACGAGCCTTTCGCCGCGCTGGACGCGCAGACCAAGGCGGATATCCAGGAAGAACTGGTGTCCATCTGGCAGAAGTCCCGGTCGACCATCGTCTTCGTCACGCACAGCGTGGAGGAAGCGCTGATACTGGGCACCCAGGTCGCCGTCATGACGCACCGGCCGGGGCGCATCCGCGAGCTGATACCCATAGACCTGCCGCGCCCGCGCGACACCACCTCGGCGGTGTTCAACGAGATCAAGCGCCACGTCCTGGCCCTGATCCGCGAGGAAGCGGCGCTGGCGCGCGCCGCGTGA
- the hydA gene encoding dihydropyrimidinase yields the protein MNAGHGAASAPGVPNTGYELVVRNARVATASDVFDTDIGVIGGRIAALARGLPPGAREIDAAGRWVLPGGVDAHCHLAQKTGDGSVMADDFLSGTRSAACGGTTTVIPFAAQLKGESLVQAVRDYHAVADGQACVDYAFHMIVSDATPRVTEEELPALIDQGYTSFKIYMTYDDLKLDDRQILDVLYAARRHGAMTMIHAESSDCIAWLAERMLAEGLDTPPYHALSRPPVAEREATHRAISLAELLDTPILIVHVSGPDAIEQIRWAQTRGLRIYAETCPQYLFLTAADLEGDLLHGARCICSPPPRDEAAQQAVWNGLANGTFQVFSSDHAPFRFEGAGGKKPQGEHTPFNHVPNGIPGLETRLALLFSEGVLAGRLDITEFVALTATRPARLYGLYPRKGTIAIGADADMVVWDTGAARVIRNADLHHNVDYTPYEGRTVHAWPAITLSRGQVVYADGVFQGRAGHGRFLACERPEPARPRRAARRHAPWLAALSRMDPIAQAPSGGKAGRE from the coding sequence ATGAACGCCGGCCACGGCGCCGCGAGCGCCCCCGGCGTCCCGAACACCGGCTATGAGCTGGTGGTGCGCAATGCGCGCGTGGCGACGGCATCCGATGTCTTCGACACCGACATCGGCGTGATCGGCGGCCGCATCGCCGCATTGGCGCGCGGGCTGCCGCCCGGCGCGCGCGAAATCGATGCGGCGGGCCGCTGGGTGTTGCCCGGCGGCGTGGACGCGCATTGCCACCTGGCGCAGAAGACCGGCGACGGCTCGGTGATGGCCGACGATTTCCTGTCGGGCACGCGCTCGGCGGCCTGCGGCGGCACCACCACGGTGATCCCCTTCGCCGCGCAATTGAAAGGCGAATCGCTGGTCCAGGCCGTGCGCGACTACCACGCGGTGGCGGATGGACAGGCCTGCGTCGACTATGCCTTCCACATGATCGTTTCCGACGCCACGCCGCGCGTGACGGAGGAAGAGCTGCCGGCGCTGATCGACCAGGGCTATACGTCGTTCAAGATCTACATGACCTACGACGACCTGAAGCTGGACGACCGCCAGATCCTGGATGTGCTGTACGCGGCGCGCCGCCACGGCGCCATGACCATGATCCACGCCGAGAGCAGCGACTGCATCGCCTGGCTGGCGGAGCGCATGCTGGCCGAAGGCCTGGATACGCCGCCCTATCACGCCTTGTCGCGCCCGCCGGTGGCCGAACGAGAGGCGACCCACCGGGCGATATCGCTGGCCGAGCTGCTGGATACCCCCATCCTGATCGTCCATGTCTCCGGCCCGGACGCCATCGAGCAGATACGCTGGGCGCAGACGCGCGGCCTGAGGATCTACGCCGAGACCTGCCCGCAGTATCTTTTCCTGACCGCCGCCGACCTGGAGGGCGACCTGCTGCACGGCGCCCGCTGCATCTGCAGCCCGCCGCCGCGCGACGAAGCCGCCCAGCAGGCGGTGTGGAACGGCCTGGCGAACGGCACCTTCCAGGTGTTCTCTTCCGACCATGCGCCTTTCCGCTTCGAGGGCGCGGGCGGCAAGAAACCGCAGGGTGAGCACACGCCCTTCAACCACGTACCCAACGGCATACCCGGGCTGGAAACCCGGCTGGCGCTGCTGTTTTCGGAGGGCGTGCTCGCAGGCCGCCTGGACATTACCGAATTCGTCGCGCTGACCGCCACGCGGCCCGCCCGGCTTTACGGCCTTTATCCCCGCAAAGGGACCATCGCCATCGGCGCGGATGCCGACATGGTGGTCTGGGACACCGGCGCAGCGCGCGTCATCCGCAACGCCGACCTGCACCACAACGTCGACTACACGCCCTACGAGGGGCGCACCGTGCACGCCTGGCCGGCGATCACCCTGAGCCGCGGCCAGGTGGTCTATGCCGACGGCGTGTTCCAGGGCCGGGCGGGACATGGACGCTTCCTGGCCTGCGAGCGACCGGAACCGGCGCGCCCGCGCCGCGCGGCGCGGCGCCACGCGCCCTGGCTGGCCGCGCTGTCGCGCATGGATCCCATCGCCCAGGCCCCATCCGGCGGCAAGGCGGGCCGGGAATGA
- a CDS encoding IS256 family transposase, whose protein sequence is MATRKKNPPKELPAIPAELVEQLVKGPMTAEAVQDLSMAFKKALIERALGAELGHHLGYAPGQRSETATNRRNGTSSKTVLTDDGAISVDVPRDRDGSFAPILIPKHERRFTGFDDKIIAMYARGMTVREIQAFLLEQYGTEVSPEFISSVTDAVVEEVTAWQTRPLETMYPVVFFDALRVKIREDGVVRNKAVYLALAILADGTRDVLGLWIEQTEGAKFWMKVFNELKTRGTQDILIAVTDGLKGMEQALNAVFPATTLQTCIVHLMRSSLDYASWKERRAVAAALRPIYSAPTVEAAQAELARFEQGLWGQRYAPIAQAWRSAWDRVIPFFTFPPAIRKIIYTTNAIESINAQLRRAVKTRGHFPSDEAATKLLWLVLRNITGTWGSSTHEWKAAMNQFAIIYAERFTNPYR, encoded by the coding sequence ATGGCAACCCGAAAGAAGAATCCCCCTAAAGAGCTGCCGGCGATTCCTGCCGAGTTGGTCGAGCAATTGGTCAAAGGGCCGATGACGGCCGAGGCGGTGCAGGACCTGTCGATGGCGTTCAAGAAGGCGTTGATCGAGCGGGCACTGGGCGCGGAGCTGGGTCATCACCTGGGTTACGCACCGGGCCAACGGTCTGAAACGGCAACGAACCGACGCAATGGCACGAGCTCGAAGACCGTGCTGACCGACGACGGGGCCATCTCGGTAGATGTGCCGCGCGATCGCGACGGCAGCTTCGCCCCGATCCTGATTCCCAAGCATGAGCGGCGCTTCACGGGGTTCGATGACAAGATCATCGCGATGTACGCGCGCGGCATGACAGTGCGCGAGATACAGGCGTTTCTTCTGGAGCAGTACGGCACTGAGGTATCGCCAGAGTTCATCAGCTCGGTGACCGATGCGGTGGTCGAGGAGGTTACAGCCTGGCAAACCCGCCCGCTGGAGACGATGTACCCGGTGGTGTTCTTCGATGCGCTGCGGGTGAAGATCCGCGAGGACGGCGTGGTCAGAAACAAGGCCGTGTATCTGGCCCTGGCCATCCTGGCCGACGGCACACGCGACGTGTTGGGCTTATGGATCGAGCAGACCGAAGGCGCCAAATTCTGGATGAAGGTCTTCAACGAGCTCAAGACTCGTGGCACGCAGGACATCCTGATTGCAGTCACCGACGGCCTGAAGGGCATGGAGCAGGCCTTAAACGCCGTATTCCCTGCCACGACGTTGCAGACCTGCATCGTGCATTTGATGCGCTCAAGCCTGGACTATGCCAGCTGGAAGGAGCGCCGTGCCGTGGCTGCTGCGCTCAGGCCCATCTACAGTGCGCCAACGGTGGAGGCCGCGCAAGCCGAGCTGGCACGCTTCGAACAGGGCCTGTGGGGACAGCGCTACGCGCCGATCGCGCAGGCTTGGCGCAGCGCCTGGGACCGCGTGATCCCGTTTTTTACCTTCCCGCCGGCGATCCGCAAGATCATCTATACCACCAACGCCATCGAGAGCATCAACGCCCAGCTGCGCCGGGCGGTCAAAACGCGCGGGCACTTCCCCTCCGACGAGGCGGCCACCAAGCTGCTGTGGCTGGTGCTACGTAATATCACCGGCACCTGGGGCAGTTCCACTCACGAGTGGAAGGCAGCCATGAACCAGTTTGCGATCATCTACGCAGAGCGCTTCACCAATCCATATCGCTGA
- a CDS encoding ABC transporter permease produces the protein MFSYVLRRLLATLPVMLFVALFVFALLDLAPGDPAALLAGEDATAQDIARIRATLGLDQPFLVRFGHWIWGVLHGDLGTSLFTSQPVSYMIGQRLAPTFSLMIMTLILSVAVAVPLGALAAWRHNAWQDRGIMVGAVLGFSVPSFVVGYLLAWVLGLQLRWFPVQGYVPLSRGLWASLYTLVLPALALGSVYIALITRITRATLLETLSQDYVRTARAKGVHDRTLLFRHALKNAAVPILTVIGSGVALLISGTVITETVFSIPGLGRLTVDAILRRDYPVIQGVILLFSFMYVLINLAVDLLYRVFDPRIKY, from the coding sequence ATGTTCTCGTACGTCCTGCGCCGCCTGCTCGCCACGCTGCCCGTCATGTTGTTTGTCGCGCTGTTCGTGTTCGCGCTGCTCGACCTGGCTCCCGGGGATCCCGCCGCGCTGCTCGCAGGCGAGGACGCCACCGCGCAGGACATCGCCCGCATTCGTGCAACGCTGGGACTGGATCAGCCATTCCTGGTCCGCTTCGGCCACTGGATATGGGGCGTGCTGCATGGCGACCTGGGTACGTCGCTGTTCACCAGCCAGCCCGTCAGCTACATGATCGGCCAGCGCCTGGCGCCCACCTTCAGTTTGATGATCATGACCCTGATCCTGTCCGTCGCGGTCGCCGTCCCGCTGGGCGCCCTGGCGGCATGGCGCCACAATGCGTGGCAGGACCGGGGCATCATGGTCGGGGCCGTCCTGGGGTTTTCCGTGCCGTCCTTCGTCGTCGGCTACCTGCTGGCCTGGGTGTTGGGCCTGCAACTGCGCTGGTTTCCCGTCCAGGGCTACGTCCCGCTCTCGCGCGGACTGTGGGCCTCGCTGTACACCTTGGTGCTGCCGGCCCTGGCGTTGGGCAGCGTCTACATCGCACTGATCACCCGCATCACGCGCGCCACCCTGCTGGAGACGCTCTCCCAGGATTATGTAAGGACCGCGCGAGCCAAGGGCGTGCATGATCGTACGCTGCTGTTTCGCCATGCCTTGAAAAACGCGGCCGTCCCCATCCTGACCGTCATCGGCAGCGGTGTTGCCCTACTGATCAGCGGCACCGTCATCACCGAGACCGTATTTTCCATCCCCGGCCTGGGCCGCCTTACCGTCGACGCCATTTTGCGCCGGGACTATCCCGTCATCCAGGGCGTCATTCTGCTGTTCAGCTTCATGTACGTCCTGATCAACCTGGCGGTGGACCTGCTCTATCGCGTCTTCGATCCAAGGATCAAATACTGA
- a CDS encoding ABC transporter substrate-binding protein: MSFIKAVAALALATLAGSYSAAHAADPEIKLGFAKCAHCVPMSLTPQLAKGVKIDATAFTSGNDVLTALVSKSVDVAQVTYLHFVTALDKGFDVVAISGQVNGGSELLSAPGLNLKADDWDALKKLVAERKKAGQPLRVAASRGNAQDLHMRGVLATHGINPDKDVQFINIPNPADHAAALQRNEIDLVSTVEPFASQIRMNGAGKHFDFPYDQAAGKLTNLIVTRSDVIKDKPQAVQATVDAVVALVDKLKSDRQVWIDSISKYTALDPKVAAAALDNAYPDYAMYQKQTLAIAKMMKDLHYVSTDVGAQIPAHMDYGFLAKATGKSKSDLGD, encoded by the coding sequence ATGTCTTTCATCAAAGCGGTGGCAGCCCTTGCCCTGGCGACCCTGGCCGGGTCATACAGCGCCGCCCATGCCGCCGACCCCGAGATCAAGCTCGGCTTCGCCAAATGCGCGCACTGCGTGCCGATGAGCCTGACTCCCCAGCTGGCCAAGGGCGTGAAAATCGACGCCACCGCCTTCACGTCGGGCAACGATGTGCTGACGGCGCTGGTTTCCAAGAGCGTGGACGTCGCGCAGGTCACCTACCTGCACTTCGTGACGGCGCTGGACAAGGGCTTCGACGTCGTTGCGATCTCCGGGCAGGTGAACGGCGGCTCCGAGCTGCTTTCCGCGCCGGGCCTGAACCTGAAGGCCGACGATTGGGATGCGCTGAAAAAGCTGGTCGCCGAACGCAAGAAGGCCGGCCAGCCGCTGCGCGTGGCCGCCTCGCGCGGCAATGCGCAGGACCTGCACATGCGCGGCGTGCTGGCCACGCACGGCATCAATCCGGACAAGGACGTGCAGTTCATCAACATCCCCAATCCCGCCGATCATGCGGCGGCCTTGCAGCGCAACGAAATCGACCTGGTCTCCACGGTGGAGCCCTTCGCGTCGCAGATCCGCATGAACGGCGCCGGCAAGCATTTCGATTTCCCCTACGACCAGGCGGCCGGCAAGCTGACCAACCTGATCGTGACCCGCTCGGACGTCATCAAGGACAAGCCGCAAGCCGTGCAGGCCACCGTGGACGCCGTGGTGGCCCTGGTCGACAAGCTCAAGAGCGACCGCCAGGTGTGGATAGACAGCATCTCCAAATACACGGCGCTGGATCCCAAGGTCGCGGCCGCCGCGCTGGACAATGCCTATCCCGACTACGCGATGTACCAGAAGCAGACGCTGGCCATCGCCAAGATGATGAAGGACCTGCACTACGTGTCCACGGACGTCGGCGCGCAGATCCCCGCGCACATGGATTACGGCTTCCTGGCCAAGGCCACGGGCAAATCCAAGAGCGACCTCGGCGACTGA
- a CDS encoding ABC transporter permease: MRLYAHKERLVVPVVVLLAWEAFSRSGLIPPALLPAPSRVILTWADWIFGTDGSTQSYSGEWLPAAFASLMRVLAGYAIAAASGILLGIAIGWWRWVEKTIEPTIQVLRPIPPVSWIPLAIIWFGIANKPAIFLVFLGAFFPILMNTIHGVKNVDRNLIRAAAMMDATQWQLLRHVVLPAALPSIFSGLRIAIGSAWMLTVTAEMVAVKSGLGYSLWDSYYFLRYDLVIAAMVSIGLLGYLSDLLLKTIMNACLHWQRGSTLQGSHQGAGGAR; this comes from the coding sequence ATGCGTCTATACGCCCACAAAGAGCGGCTGGTGGTGCCCGTCGTCGTCCTGCTGGCCTGGGAGGCATTCTCCCGGTCCGGGCTGATCCCGCCCGCCCTGCTGCCCGCGCCGTCGCGCGTCATCCTGACCTGGGCCGACTGGATCTTCGGCACCGACGGCAGCACGCAGTCCTACAGCGGCGAATGGCTGCCGGCCGCCTTCGCCAGCCTGATGCGGGTGCTGGCCGGCTATGCCATCGCGGCCGCCAGCGGGATTTTGCTGGGCATCGCCATCGGGTGGTGGCGCTGGGTGGAAAAGACCATAGAACCCACGATACAGGTGCTGCGGCCCATCCCGCCCGTCTCCTGGATTCCGCTGGCGATCATCTGGTTCGGCATCGCCAACAAGCCGGCGATTTTCCTGGTGTTCCTGGGCGCATTCTTTCCCATCCTGATGAATACCATCCATGGCGTGAAGAACGTCGACCGCAACCTGATCCGCGCCGCCGCCATGATGGACGCGACGCAGTGGCAACTGCTGCGCCACGTGGTACTGCCGGCCGCCCTGCCCAGCATCTTCTCGGGCCTGCGCATCGCCATCGGTTCGGCCTGGATGCTGACGGTGACCGCCGAGATGGTGGCGGTCAAGAGCGGCCTGGGCTATTCGCTGTGGGATTCCTACTACTTCCTGCGCTATGACCTGGTCATCGCGGCCATGGTCAGCATCGGGCTGCTGGGCTATCTGTCGGACCTGCTGCTCAAGACCATCATGAACGCCTGCCTGCACTGGCAGCGCGGCTCCACGCTGCAGGGCAGCCACCAAGGCGCGGGAGGCGCTCGATGA
- a CDS encoding ABC transporter permease — translation MRAFFRVMREHPTIAVGGLLLLLLILVAVLAPWLHTVDPTALSPINRTRPPSERFWFGTDLLGRDVYSRVIYGARVSLIVGFTVAVLSTVAGVAIGLAAGFVRWIDAVAMRIMDGFMSIPTILLAIALISLSRASLHNVIVAITLAEIPRVVRLVRGVVLSLREQPYVEAAVAAGASRLRVVLRHILPNTVAPLTVQATYICGVAILAEAGLSFIGAGVPPATPSWGNIMAEGRALWQIKPYLIAFPAIFLSVTILAINMLGDGLRDAIDPRMAKRI, via the coding sequence ATGCGCGCGTTCTTCAGGGTGATGCGCGAGCATCCCACCATTGCCGTGGGCGGGCTGCTCCTGCTGTTGCTGATACTGGTGGCCGTGCTGGCGCCCTGGTTGCACACCGTCGATCCGACGGCGCTGTCGCCCATCAACCGCACCCGGCCGCCCAGCGAGCGCTTCTGGTTCGGTACCGATCTGCTGGGCCGCGATGTCTACTCGCGCGTCATCTACGGTGCGCGCGTATCGCTCATCGTCGGTTTCACCGTCGCCGTGCTATCGACCGTGGCCGGCGTGGCCATCGGCCTGGCGGCGGGTTTCGTGCGATGGATCGATGCCGTCGCGATGCGCATCATGGACGGTTTCATGTCCATCCCCACCATCCTCCTGGCCATCGCGCTGATCTCGCTGAGCCGGGCTTCGTTGCACAATGTCATCGTCGCCATCACCCTGGCGGAAATCCCGCGCGTGGTGCGCCTGGTGCGCGGCGTAGTGCTTTCCCTGCGCGAACAGCCTTACGTGGAAGCGGCCGTGGCGGCCGGCGCCAGCCGGCTGCGGGTCGTACTGCGGCACATTCTGCCCAATACCGTGGCGCCGCTGACGGTGCAGGCCACCTATATCTGCGGCGTGGCCATCCTGGCCGAGGCGGGGCTGTCCTTCATCGGCGCGGGCGTTCCACCCGCCACGCCATCGTGGGGCAACATCATGGCAGAGGGCCGGGCGCTGTGGCAGATCAAGCCTTACCTGATCGCCTTCCCCGCGATCTTCCTGTCGGTGACCATACTCGCCATCAACATGCTGGGCGACGGGCTGCGGGATGCCATCGACCCGCGCATGGCCAAGAGGATATGA